The segment ATCGCCCGCGCCATCGCCGAGCAGGCCAACAACGGCCTGACCACCATGCTGCCGGGTGAAGACGCCGTGGTCTGCGGCGAGCTGCTGGCCCAGCGCTTCGGCCTGCCCTACTGGCAGGTGACCGCCACCGCCACCGACTCCAACCGCTACGTGCTGCGCTGGGCCCGCGCCATCACCCAGCGCAAGACCCTGCTGGTGTTCGACGGCTGCTATCACGGTACCGTCGACGACGTGATGGTGCGCTATCGCGATGGCGAGACCGTGCCGCGCTCCGGCCTGGTGGGCCAGGCCTACGACCTGACCCAATACAGCCGCTCCATCCCCTTCAACGACGTCGAAGCGCTGGAAGCCGCGCTGGCCAAGGGCGATGTCTGCGCCCTGCTCTGCGAACCGGCCATGACCAACATCGGCATGGTCCTGCCCGATCCGGGCTTCATGCAGAAGTGCCGCGAGCTGACCCGCAAGTACGGCAGCCTGCTGATCATCGACGAAACCCACACCATCTCGACCGACATCGGCGGCTGCACCCGCCTGTGGAACCTCGACCCGGACTTCTTCGTGGTCGGCAAGCCGATCGCCGGCGGTGTGCCCTGCGGCATCTTCGGCTGCAGCGCGGAGATGGCGGAACGGATGCTCGCCTCACGCAAGAAGGCCCAGGAAGACAGCCACGGTCACGGCCACAGCGGCATGGGCACCACCCTCTCGGCCAACGCCCTGGCCATGCATTGCATGCGTGCCAACCTGGAACAGGTGATGACCCAGGCCGCCTACGACCACATGCTGCCGCTGGCCAAGCGGCTGGCCGACGGCTTCCGCAGCCTGATCGCCAAGTACGACCTGAAGTGGTCGGTGACTGAACTCGGCGCCCGCAGCGAATTCCAGTTCTGCCCGGTGTCGCCGCGTACCGGCGCCGAGGCCGAAGCCGCCTTCCACGACGAGCTGCAGATGGCCCTCCACCTCTACCTGATCAACCGCGGCATCCTGATCACGCCGTTCCACAACATGACCCTCTGCTGCCCGGCCACCACCGCAGCCGACGTGGATGAGCTGATCGCCACCCTGGACGAAGCCATCGGCGAGCTGCTGGCCATCCCCGGCGTCCGCGAGTGAGCCACGTGAACGAACGTAGGATGGGTTGAGCGAAGCGATACCCATCAAGCCCGACGATGGGGTATTGCCTCATCAAAGACAGGCCAACCACCGAGCCCTGACCATGCAATTCGCCAATCCCCAGGAAGCCCGCGACTTCCTCGAACAACATCCCGAGGTGCGCAGCATCGAGCTGATGCTGATCGACGCCAACGGCATTCCGCGCGGCAAGCTGCTGCACCGTGACGAACTGTTGCCGATCTTCGAGAACGGCCGCCCGCTCCCCAGCTCCATCCTCTCCCTGACCATCCAGGGCGAGGACGTCGAAGCCAGTGGCCTGGTCTGGGAAGTCGCCGACGCCGACTGCTGGACCTACCCGGTGCCCGGCTCGCTGTCGCTGCAGCCCTGGCGCGCCACGCCCACCGGCCAGGTGCAGGTGAGCATGCACCCGACCCAGGGACTGCCCGCGACCCCCGGCGACCCGCGCCATGTGCTGGCACGCACCATCGACCGCCTCAAGGCCGACGGCTACCACCCGGTGATGGCGGTGGAACTGGAGTTCTACCTGCTGGACAAGCATCGCGACGCCAACGGTCGTCCGCAGCCGGCGCTGCAGGCGAACGGCGTGCGCCCGCAGGCCCCCCAGGTTTATGGCGTCTACGAGTTGGAGCAACTGCAGCCCTTCCTCGATGACCTCTACGCCGCGTGCGAGGTCCAGGGCCTGCCGGTGCGCACCGCCATCTCCGAGTACGCGCCCGGCCAGCTGGAACTGACCCTGGAGCACCGCTTCGACGCGCTCCAGGCGGTGGACGAAGGCATCCGCTACAAGCGCCTGGTCAAGGGCGTCGCCAACAAGCACGGGCTGGTTGCATGCTTCATGGCCAAGCCTTTCGGCGACCTCGCCGGCAGCGGCCTGCACATGCACGTGAGCCTGGCCGACGAGCAGGGCAACAACCTGATGGCCA is part of the Pseudomonas lalkuanensis genome and harbors:
- a CDS encoding aspartate aminotransferase family protein; this translates as MTASGISQAAVETFAARERARFLERNPKSVALAERAHKSLYAGVPMHWMADWSTPCPLFVERAKGARFYDVDGHEYIDFCLGDTGTMFGHSPDPIARAIAEQANNGLTTMLPGEDAVVCGELLAQRFGLPYWQVTATATDSNRYVLRWARAITQRKTLLVFDGCYHGTVDDVMVRYRDGETVPRSGLVGQAYDLTQYSRSIPFNDVEALEAALAKGDVCALLCEPAMTNIGMVLPDPGFMQKCRELTRKYGSLLIIDETHTISTDIGGCTRLWNLDPDFFVVGKPIAGGVPCGIFGCSAEMAERMLASRKKAQEDSHGHGHSGMGTTLSANALAMHCMRANLEQVMTQAAYDHMLPLAKRLADGFRSLIAKYDLKWSVTELGARSEFQFCPVSPRTGAEAEAAFHDELQMALHLYLINRGILITPFHNMTLCCPATTAADVDELIATLDEAIGELLAIPGVRE
- a CDS encoding glutamine synthetase family protein — encoded protein: MQFANPQEARDFLEQHPEVRSIELMLIDANGIPRGKLLHRDELLPIFENGRPLPSSILSLTIQGEDVEASGLVWEVADADCWTYPVPGSLSLQPWRATPTGQVQVSMHPTQGLPATPGDPRHVLARTIDRLKADGYHPVMAVELEFYLLDKHRDANGRPQPALQANGVRPQAPQVYGVYELEQLQPFLDDLYAACEVQGLPVRTAISEYAPGQLELTLEHRFDALQAVDEGIRYKRLVKGVANKHGLVACFMAKPFGDLAGSGLHMHVSLADEQGNNLMASENPHGTPLLRHAIGGMMATLNDALAIFCPNANSYRRFQANSYAPLAKSWGVNNRTVSFRVPGGPAKSRHVEHRICGADANPYLAAAAILAGIHKGIREQIDPGEPIVGNGYEQARETLPTDWLTALRNLEQSTWARDALGEDFLKIFLAIKWEEFRQFVSEVGEQDWRWYLTHA